DNA from Choristoneura fumiferana chromosome 6, NRCan_CFum_1, whole genome shotgun sequence:
TACATCATTTTTAGCCGCAGCTATTTTCCTCGGTACTTTCAATTCTATATAGTCTGTGAAATAATCCAATGAATTTATCAAATGGTCCGAGCATCCTGAATCAACACAAAATTCCATATAAGGTTGTTTACTTACATGTCCACAGAAAAATGCACTTGAATCACCACCTTCTTCTGCATAATTTGTACTTCCTTGTCCTTGTCCTTGGCTCGATTCACGTCCCCTTCCTTGGTGCCATCCGCTACGTCCACGTCCTTGATTAAATCCAGCTCCTTGATTCCATCCACCACGTCCAAACCCTGGATTAGAACCGCTACCTTGATTATATCCATGTCCTTGATTATATCCATGTCCTTGATTATATCCACGTCCTTGATTATATCCACGTCCTTGATTATAATATCCACGTCCTTGATTGTATCCACGTCCCTGTCTGCATTGAAATTTTCTGTGACCTGGCTTACCACAAGTAAAGCAATTAAATGCATTTGAACTACCTGGGCCAGTATGTTGGTAACTGAATTTTTTCTGCTTTTCTTCCTCTGCTAAAAGTCTGTCCTTTACAATGTTTAATTTCAAGTCTCCTATAGTTTCCAGTGCTGTCACAACAGATTCATATGTTTTTGGCATGGATAATAAAATGTAGTTAATCTTTTCTTCCTCTGACAAGTCTGATCCAGCTTCTTCCAATTGTGTGCATATTTCTTGTATTCTCGTAAAATGTTCTTTTAATGATGTTTTCTCGTTATACTTTAATTCACTTAACTGTCGTCGTAAAAATAACTTGCTCCTAActcctttttctttaaatacttCTTCTAAATTCTTAAACATTTTAAAGGCAGTGTCTTTCCTCACATATTCCAAGTGGCTGTCGGCCACCGCGGAAATTAAGATGGCCTGTGCCCGCGCCTCCATCTTcgagtttttttcattttccgAATAACTTTCTTCTTGAATAGCCTTGAGGCACATGTTTTCCTTTAATATACTCTTAATCCTGAACGACCAATTATTAAATCCATCTCCCTCGAATTGCACAATGttgtatttgttaaaattatcttTGCTGTCCGCCATTTTTCTTGACTA
Protein-coding regions in this window:
- the LOC141428838 gene encoding uncharacterized protein gives rise to the protein MHLIALLVVSQVTENFNADRDVDTIKDVDIIIKDVDIIKDVDIIKDMDIIKDMDIIKVAVLIQGLDVVDGIKELDLIKDVDVADGTKEGDVNRAKDKDKEVQIMQKKVVIQVHFSVDIFKEKFIICVKNGESRVKN